Proteins from a single region of Neodiprion virginianus isolate iyNeoVirg1 chromosome 4, iyNeoVirg1.1, whole genome shotgun sequence:
- the LOC124302719 gene encoding ferritin, lower subunit has protein sequence MKVFVVLSTLMVAASATYCYRNVNEICSKSHHSSDVPLKNCNATYGHFDKIHSELEQYANAQIEASFKYLLMSSYFGNFMSNRDGFKGFYRKLSDQAWDDAKDLINFITQRGGNMNFNDEAKFWSDDDEKVLQIKDNLSEFDSMSNVLDNYKKLADEALKIHAETAKHTEADGSVAHYLEERFFNRQAKTVHTLAGYVNDLKRFFSAPDASLAVFLFDEYLQTTM, from the exons ATGAAAGTTTTCGTGGTTCTTTCCACCTTGATGGTGGCTGCTTCAGCAACTTATTGTTACAGAAATGTCAATGAGATATGTAGCAAAAGTCATCACTCAA GTGATGTTCCATTGAAGAATTGTAATGCCACATATGGACACTTTGATAAAATTCATAGTGAGCTCGAACAATATGCCAATGCTCAGATTGAGGCAAGTTTCAAATACTTGCTGATGTCTAGTTACTTTGGGAATTTCATGAGTAATCGTGATGGATTCAAAGGTTTCTATAGAAAGTTGTCTGATCAAGCATGGGATGACGCAAAAGATCTCATCAACTTTATCACTCAGCGTGGTGGAAACATGAACTTTAATGATGAAGCTAAGTTCTGGAGCGACGATGACGAAAAG GTTTTGCAGATTAAAGACAATCTGTCAGAATTTGACAGTATGAGTAATGTTTTGGATAACTACAAAAAGTTGGCAGACGaagctttgaaaatacatGCAGAAACAGCAAAGCATACTGAGGCAGATGGATCCGTTGCTCATTATTTGGAAGAGAGATTCTTCAATCGGCAAGCGAAAACTGTGCACACCTTGGCTGGTTATGTTAATGATCTCAAGCGGTTCTTTTCGGCTCCTGATGCATCTCTTGCAGTATTCCTTTTCGATGAATATTTGCAGACAACcatgtaa